Genomic DNA from Pecten maximus unplaced genomic scaffold, xPecMax1.1, whole genome shotgun sequence:
AAACATTGATTAAAGTTTTCAATGCACCTTAGAActtatttttaatgcaaatatgTTACACATCATAAAGCTATATAAACATctaattaaatgtttataatataagcTTATCAATTATTGTTGTACATCTATAGTTAAATGCTTATcgaaatgttgaaatataagcttttttaattattcagtatacattttaaaagttAACCTATAATTAAATACTTATCGAAATGTCGAAATATAagtattatatgttgtatatacaaACTTGTCGAAACGAAATGCAAGCAAAAGAGTTACTTTCCTGCCATTGGTGACACAATTTCAGTATATAccattactatatatatatttatgtgtataataataaaaaccTCCCATTTAACTCATAttctttgtgtttgttttattaattatcTCTACTGTTGACTACATCCATTAGATAGTCAGAATCTTCAatgtatttacaaaatattgcTTCTACAAAGACGTACATAGAATGTCTATGAATATAATTCGACATAATTCCTGAAACCCTCCCCCATTTCAAATTTATGATTGTATCTAGGTAAAACAAATGTTCGTTTCTGAATTCAGGATACTTAATTTTAATTgctttaattaattttgtgaaaatatgtCTCTGACATATATTTGTACTACTGTTTCCGAATATAAGCCTTATTGTAGATAAATGTGTAGGTATATATTCCGTATCTCTTtgaagtaagcgtcctcttTCATCGAGTATACATTTAATAGGATACATTTCGTTTTTTATTCTACCTATACGATATTTAGTAGcttttttttctcataaatatacatgtttatttatgaAACACAGTTAATGTCTGTCTATACGGTATTTAGTAGCTTTGCTATAGTTACAaaaatatacgtgtatattTATGAGGAAAACAAAGCTACTTACCGTATAGGCAGACTATAGATTTGCTAATATGGTTGATGTCGTGGAACCAGATGTAGAGGGTATCGAAGGTGATATCTTTGGAGGGACCGTTGTTGGAGGGACCGTTGCCTTCTCCTGAGGTGATCCGCCTGCAGCTTGTGTGTCTACATTAGACTGAAACATAAcaattgaaatcaaaatcaCATAGGATTCAAagtttttattcaataaaaatatatatctgcataaacataaaacttttttaaaacaTCATATCGCATAACAAGTGCAATTTGATATCGTCATCTGCTTaaaattttattgtatcttataatgtgtttaatattaaaaattCAAAGTCGACATTGAATACCTACCAGATCATCTAACAGATGTAATTTAGAGTCAAATGCCTCTTTAGCCAGACACAGCTCTTCAAATTCAGAGTAGTGCAGGCTAAAGGTTGTATCCCAACCTTTAGCCAGGTGAACGTATAGTTCACCGTTCCCTTGCCGAAATCTTGTAACAGCCACCtataataaaaatgatttaacattatgattttataaattCGTTTATAAAGTGTCaatattaaaattcaaattttagaTGTTTAAGTAAAAGGATTATGATTTAACAAAAGTGCTTAAGatataatttaattcaaaaacaaaatactgaatgttaaaataaatggaTATGTGCAtacaatttgaaaaaagaatatttgataaaaaaaataccggttttttttttcaataattgattgaatatttatattaagttgagaaaaatataactttaaatAGTAGTCATATGTATTTACCTTTACTCGATGTGAGATCTTCGTCTCTAGCTTTACTCCGTTTGAGGAGTCTACCTCTGAAATTATTCCAATCGCTTCCTGCATGATTTGTATCCCGAGATGTCCGTTAAAAGTGCGCTATTAGAGGATTTGGCGCTAGTTTTATTACGGCCGTTAGGGTGTAGTCTGCCAACATTTCATTGGTTAATTCACTCAACCTGTGTCAtgtttgaaatttcaaatttgCGATTAGATAGGCACTTGTTATAGCGGGTACTACTTACTACCTTTGTAACCTCCACACATTCCTAATTTAATGTTTATTGAAGCTTAAAGACTCCATTGATAGGTAAATATACACCTGGTTGTAATTGCTGGTACTACTTATTACCTTTGTAACCTCCACACATTCCTAATTTGTATAGTGATGATACCATTACATTGTGCAATTACCCTCCACACTTTCTATTTTTATTGACCTAAGGTCAGGGTCACTTGTGACGTCAGAGGATTTTCCCCTATTGCATCATGGGATTTCCCCTTATTGCGTCATATGATGTCATCCTCCACACTCCACACTTGGATGTGGAGGAGCTACCGGTATTTCACCCCTACtaacttctccaaaaccactgaaccaaattcaatgaaatttggcagggggcctgaggggcggggccaaaaagggtcaaattgactaaaacttcacaAGATTCAGCAGCTGGTCCTGATGAAATTACATATCAGCTTTTAAAACATCTACCAGACTCGTCATTCTACATATATTCAACCAAGTTTATGCATCCGGAAAGATCCCCGAGTCATGGAAGGAATCTACAATAATTCAAATTCCAAAACCCGGAAAGGACGCTACTGAACTAAATAACTATCGCCCTATTTCTCTGACaagtctgccctgcaggtagggcgtaagaattgtacctgctgcccccattgcatgatcgtaagaggcgactaaacttgggatcttatcttttctcttctttcttgataactttcttcttcctaatgtctcccttgacaatgcctcacttttggcctttagttgagcgttcgcccctgtgaggaaggctttgggttctgtcccccttgccgggacataccagagtctttaaaaatggtagttgccactcctgcttagcgctcagcaaattaggagtgggacgactggttcgcccgttgtcagtataatgtgaccgggtggggtgtgctgctgggtgtcttcggcagtgtgcttcagtgagatagcactctaaatcggcaaaagatccggcctatcacaaggagacttaacacaaacataccgcagcctcccaaaacacaca
This window encodes:
- the LOC117320851 gene encoding uncharacterized protein LOC117320851 — protein: MQEAIGIISEVDSSNGVKLETKISHRVKVAVTRFRQGNGELYVHLAKGWDTTFSLHYSEFEELCLAKEAFDSKLHLLDDLSNVDTQAAGGSPQEKATVPPTTVPPKISPSIPSTSGSTTSTILANL